The Fusarium falciforme chromosome 10, complete sequence DNA segment GTTGGTGCTTCCAGTAACTAGTTGTTAGGAGTCGCCGTTGACGTGGTCAAACTGGATCCATGAGATGGTGATTCCGGTGACGAGCTGAAGGGAATGTGTTCCCTTGAACTTGGGGCCAGGTTGCTGGCGCGTCATCAAATGTCATTGGCTGAGCAAGCTGTCAGGCTGAGAATGCCAAGGCCAGCGCCACAGGGGCACGTTTAATCCCGCCACAGCCTTGCAGTTCAGCCACTTCTTATCACTCCACTTCCGGAAGCTCAGCAGCTGCAGCTACGTACTGTATCCACTCATGTCAACTTACGCCAGCCTAGAGTGGGCAGCTTGGACTCGCATCTTGTCTACACAACAAGTCAGCTTGTTTGTTACCTCGAGTTTGTTCAGATGATGCTGCCAACAAGACCGCCGCTATGACATCAGATGGCCCAGGCGACGGGCCTCCAGCTTCCAGCCTGGCGCTGAACACCCGCGAAGATGGACCCTACGTTCTGCGGGCCTTACTTGATGAGGTACCGCTCTCCGCGGATGGCTCCCAGGACGACATCAAGATCAACTGCGTCGACTACCTAGGTGGGTGCTCATGCTACCCGTTCTTGTCGCATCTCCCTGCTAATTCAATCGTACACAGACTCGAACTTGTACGTCGGCACATCGGCCTCGGAGCTGCTTCACTTCGTCCAGATTCCTCCCGACCCCAAAGACAAGTCCGGACAACCCGTTTACATCCTAGCCTCCCGACTATGCCCCCAATATGTGGAAACCCCAGGCACGCCAGCCTCGCGACCCGGTGTTCAGCAGATCTTGTTGTTGCCGCGCGTCGGCAAGGCATGCATCCTATGCAACTGGACCGTCACCTTCTACTCCCTCCCCGAGTTGAGCCCCGTTTTTGGATCGACGTTGGTTAAGAACTGTAGCTGGATTGGTGGTATCGACTTGAACGAACCTttgcttgatgatggaagcTCGGAAAGGAGCTCAGGagtcaccatcctcctctctCTTATGCGGAAAATCCAAGTCGTTCGCGTTGGCGAAGACGCTCGTGCTTTCAAGGTGCGTTTATGCGGTTCGTGTCTGACATTGGCTCTGCTGACATGTGCTAGAAAATTGACTTCTCGGGGAGCACTCTGTCAGTGCGCCGAGACTCGATCGCATGTGTGGCAGACTCCAAATCTTACGCGCTTATCGATGTGGAGCAACAACTCAAGATCCCCCTAATGAGTATCTCGTCGCTCGAAGAGACGACCCCACCAAGTGAAATCGGACATGCCCAGAGCATTGCCGCAGATACATCAAGCGGGATCCTTCGTAGCTCTTCTGCCGCCAGTCGCCCATCATCAGAGGCACCAGGTCATAGTCGGAGCACGAGTTTGGGAGGCTCAATTCTGGGGAGCATACGCCGGCAAGACCAACGCGGCAATGAGAGTGAGGATCCAATTGCTCGCAATGCTTCACCGCAGCCATCGACGAGTCCTAGACCCCCTATCGAAAGGACTTCTTCACCAAACCCTCCGTCACTAGATAAACCCTTACCTGCTGCGCCTTCGCCTTCCGGCACTCCTGTTCCGCAAGCAGATCCGAGACCCAAACCGGGCTCAGTTTTCTTGAAGCCTCATATCACCTCTCCGACCCCAGACGAGTTTCTAATCGTTACCGGAACTAGTCCTCTGGAACCTGGAATTGGCATGTTTGTCAATCTTGATGGCGACCCTACTCGCCCAACACTCGAGTTCGCTAGATACCCAAGGGAAATTGTCGTTGATAGCCCATCAACAGACTTGGCATCGTCACAGCCAGGTCTGCCGCCACAAGAAGAAGGTTATGTTTTAGCCTCAATGACTAAAGAACACGACAACGATCTGTACCATGGACTCGAAATTCAGCGACTTGATGCGGGCTCGGCGACACATCCACAGAAGCATTGGCTCACAGCCACCCAAGCCGGTCACGATGCGGTATATGGCATCCGTTCGCTAGCTGGCAGCGAAGAGACACGGTTTGAAGAAATCGTAGACAGATTATGTCAGAGGAGATACACTCCTTTCTCTGTCTCTCCGTCGACCCCTGACCCGGCTTCAGCCTCCATCAAGTCTGTGGACTCGAGGACAGCATTGTCGATAGAACAGCTGTCCAAAGAGAAGGAGCTTTTCGAAAGAAATATCGACtctcaagatgaagaatcGCTACCAGAAGAGTGGGAAGCAAACCGCAACTCAGAAGGCGAAGAGTTTACCCGGCAACTCGCGAAAACTGAAGCAAGAATAGCAGTCTGGAGCGGAAGTCGAATTTGGTGGGCGATCCGCAACCCTCTGCTCATCCAACTTGATGCTGCTCTAGAGGCAGCATGCCCAGGAAAGGTTCTCAGTCCATGTGACTTGGATAGGCGAGCTATTTTTGTTGCTCTCAATCAGATCCGGGGACAGGAAGCCCGGACCGAATTGGAGTTTCTGACTTTGGGATATATACGACAAAAGGCCGGGATCCTACTCCTAGTGAACATGCTCAAGTCTCCTGATGACAAGAAGTTTACAGAATCAGAGATCAAGGCGCTTGAGGAGGTCCTGGTCGAGAGCAGCCTTGACCCGAGAGTGGTATTATCGCTGATCCCCAGCATCCGGAACGAAATCATCGAAGGTCAGCGTGGAATCTGGATCTGCGGTGGAGTGAGAAAGACAGCGGATGCCTACCTACGAAGCAGAGATTTCGAGATGACAGCTAAGGACGGCATTGGAACTCTGGAACCTATGACGATGCACTTCCTCCGACGATACCTCGGTACGTGGCGAAAACGAAAGGGATTTGGTAGCGTTGCCGATGAGCGAGAGGTGTTCCACACGGTTGACGCTGCCTTGTTACTCGTTCTACTTGAAATCGATCAACATTCTCCCAAGGGACTGGGCAAAGGCGGCGTTGTCCGTTCGGAGCTGTACGAAGTGGTGGACAAGGGCGTCGACTGCTTCGACCGTGCCGTGGGCTTGCTTGAGTCCTACCGCCGCCTGTTCGTCCTCAGCCGGCTGTACCAGAGCCGCAAGATGTCCAGCGATGTGCTGGCTACATGGAGGCGAATCATCGAAGGGGAGACAGACGTTGGCCAGGAACTCCGCGACGGCGAGCAACGAGTTCGTGAATATCTTACCAAGATTAGCAACCAGGCTCTCGTCCAAGAGTATGGTGTATGGCTGGCCAACCGCAACCCAAAGCTCGGCGTTCAGGTCTTTGCCGAGGACAAGGGGCGAGCACCCAAGTTTGAGCCGGCACAGGCGGTCGAGATTCTACGGGAAGAAGCACCAGAAGCAGTCAAGTACTACCTTGAACATTTGGTATTTGGCAAGGGGCATACCACCTACATCAACGACCTCATGGCCTACTACCTCGACGTCGTCGTGACGGACCTTGAGTCGTCGTCTGTCAGCCGAGACATCGTGAGGGCAACGTACGCGGCATACCGGGCGCTCCAAGCCCCGAAGCCTTCGTACAGCCACTTCCTTCGGGATAATGCCCCGGACGACAATGAGGTTTGGCACAGCCGTCTGCGGCTGCTACAACTTCTGGGAGATGCGCATGATTATGATGCTGCGGCAATCAGAGATCGCATCTCTAGTCTACCAGATGACCTGCTTGTTCCCGAGACCATCATCCTCGCTGGCCGCGAACAGAAACATGACGACGCCCTCCGTCTCTTGATCCACAACCTTGGCGATTATGACACAGCCGTCTCGTACTGCCTCCGAGGCGGAGCTAAAACCTCGGGCGCCGCCCCTGCTGAGCGACCCTCGATTGAGGAGCAACACCGCCTCTTTCACGTTGTACTACGCGAGTTCCTCGCGATAGAAGATGCCAGCGACCGTGTAGAACAGACGGGTGCCCTGTTGGAACGCTTCGGTGGGTGGTTTGAGATCGACGAGGTCCTGGGACTCATCCCAGATGACTGGTCGGTCGACATCGTTGCAGGCTTCCTTGTTGGGGCACTCAAGCGTCTTGTCGGCGAGCGACGCGAGACTATGCTCACGAGAGCGCTCAGTGGGGCAGAGAACTTGCGAGTGAATTATGATCTGGTGGTCAAGATAGAGGAGAAGGGACCAAGTGTTGAGGCGTCCAATTGACGAGCCAATTGCAGGGAGCTGGGCAGCCATTTTAATATAGATGAtatgatgtgatgtgatgggtGGAAGAGAAGGATTTCCTGGCGGATTTGTGTACAGTCGAGGTATATTCAACCCATTCAACAGCCATGTCCAGCTATCATGTTTGCCTTGATCTCTTACGATACATTGACCGGTCATGTTCAGGTCTAGCTACAATCCTACACCGTCTTTCTACCTCTGTTGCATGGCCCATTTACTATGCTTAGTCTAACTCCTCCGTCGATCCATGGCGTCGTGTGCTCTGGGTCAATCTTACGCCCCCTCACGACCGCCATGCTCCGCCCCAATGCTGCGGGCGGTAGTGAGACGGGCAAGCGGGCAGAGAACCAATCATCCAGGGCTAACAAAACAGAGGCCGTACGGCATTGTCTTGCTCCGCCACGGGTGATACCGAGGGTTCCGGGTGTTGCGAGGGGTCTGTGGTCGTGGGTATAAATGAGCCTCTCAACCCccttttcttcccttctcGCTATTCCACCATTTGACGAACCGAGTCTCCCTCACGATGTCGAAATCCACTTGAGCgaagcgacgacgagccaTCTCTTCCTCACGGTGACGTCGTCTTCTCTGTCGGTATCCCACGGTCTCTCCTCACCGTTGCAGTCCCTCTCCCAGATCCTCTCGACCTCGAGCCCGACCTCCTTCAACGCCTCCGCAGCGTAAAAGCCACGCATCTTTTCCCGACCCGTATGGAATCCAGCGACGACCCAACAACGAGCATCAGGTGTACGCCGTAGGAAGAAGGCGATGGAGCGGTGGAGGTTGGCGTGCTGCCAGGGCATCCAGAGACAGTCGGCGACGATAACACGGTCGAAAGCGTGTTGGTTGGAAGAGCTTAGGGAATCTGCAAACTCGCCCCACGAATGaccctcgacgacgatggaggaTGTCGGAGTTACTACTTGGGGGGATGGTGAGAGGGATGGTTGAATGTTGCGGGCGACGTTTGTGCGGAGCGTCTTGAGGACGGGTTCAGCTGGATAATCGGTCACGACGACTCTCTTGGCGCCCAACAGCCCTCCCATGATGCTAGGAAGCGCAGTTCCAGCACCGAGCTCAAGCGTATCCAACCCCTTGACATCAAACGAAAGACTATCCAGCGCCTCGCGGGGTTTTTCCAGCGGCACACCCAACGAATCAGCCTCGATGAACTCGGCGAGCAGGAGAGATGCATTCCAGAGGTAGTGAGAGAAGAGCTTGCGGTCATCTTCTTTGACAGGGTCGGCGAGGTCGATGAGGAGAGGCTTGGGGAGGTACGGCGATGCGTACGAGAGGGAGTGCTCTGCGTCGCCGTGCTGGTTGGTGATGTCGTCGGGGAAGATGACGCCGAGGGCTGTGGAGAGGTAGTCTTCTGGCTGGTCGGCGGTTTCTCCCTTGAGGGAGATTCTCCAGGTGAGggacattttttttttttttttggtgaTGAGTGCCTTGTGTGTGTATCTCTTGTATGAGATGTGAtgtttttggtgttgatgcctAACCAGCTCACGCGAGCACCCTGATGACTCTTCAAGAACCACTTAGTCTCATAAAACAGGCTCTAGAATGAATAAGTAAGTCCGTCTAGTCTGATAAGACAAGAATTTTCAAAGAGAGATGAGTTGCAACTGTTGAAGCGCAAGAGTtaagtgagtgagtgagcgACAGCGCAGTATGGGCAGATATCTAGTTATCGATCGATCTGGTGGGGCAAACGCAACCTTTCCATCGATGGAACTAGAGAATTTGCCAAGTCCGACCGCTTTCACTGAGTAACACGGATGCCAACATGAGTCGGGGCCACGAGtttctctttaattaagGGTTTGAAATTATTATCATGTTTTGGCGACTCTCTTGAGTGAGTAAACATGTTGTTTGTGTAGGCAACGTTCCTGTCTTCAGAGTCTAGACCACCCTTGATATCTAAACTCGATGGGCAACTAAAGCAATCGTGACCAATCCTTTCCTCTAGAAATCTCGTAATATAGGACCTCTGACAGTAGTATACATACCTTATACAGAGTTGGAGTTGTCGGCACACGACCAAGCCGCCGCCCCTTTCGTCTCGTTGAAAGCCTTGATAACCCCAACAACAGTCCCATACGTCCCAGCAACTGTGAGAAACATTCCCGAGACGACGACAAACACAGCTACATAGGCCTGGACAGTCCACCCGATGGTCCTCCCCCCAGAACGGCCCCTGCTCCAGTTGTCGTACAACCACATGCACCCCATCGGCTGGAAGCACATGAGCGTGCCCAGGAGGGCTCCCACGAGGGACACGAGGGCGTGGAAGATGGGGATACCGCTGGCGATGGCGTAGGCGCTTAGGGAGACTGTGAATGTGCAGCCGAGCCAGCATGCCCAGTGGGTGAATGTGTTGGCGGTTAGATGCCTCGATCCGCGGAGGAAGCGGATAAACGGGTACTTGCTTGCGGCCTATGACTCTTAGCAATTTGCCCCTTACAGGTTGACTCTTGTTTACTTACGTGGGCATTGATGGTTGCGCCGGCAAGAAGACCAGGGAGAGCAAGTCCATAAGCAATCTTCTTAACAACAGGCCCCGCAGAACCCAAAGCCGGCGACGCAACATAAGAACCACAGTAGTAGTACACCATGATACCGATGATGATGTACGTAGCAGTTACGGTCGACTGGCAGAGTACCAACGCCTTGGTGTACTGCCGCGGATCTCGCATCTCGGCCGcgatggggaagaagagcggCGTGCCGGCGTAGGCAAACACAAAGGTGCAGATGGCAGAGATGGCGTCGGCAAAGCTGGGGTTGTTGGAGAGCTTGTAGTCGGACACCCAGACTCCTTCCTGGGGGGCTTCTGAAGGACGTTCTTGGACTGCTGCGGCGATGGTGACGATGTAGACTGACGAGTTACAGTTGGCATGGGTGTATCAAGGGGTTACGGTTGGGGTTTACTTGCCTGCGATCGTGAGGGAGATTACGCCGCCCCAGGCAAGCCAGCTTATATTTGCCAGAGTGCGGATGCTGCTGCAGGCAAAGACTGCGATGGAGGATACGGCGACAAACACGGCAGTGCAAGCTCCATGAGTCGACATGGCGTTTAAACTGATCGAGATGCCAAGAATCCCCGACGCAGCAACAAAGATGGTATCTACACTACATCAGTCAAGTCATATCATTGATGAAGGACTCTGACTTACACAGAACAAACGCAACGCCGAGGAACTCTTGCCCAACTTTACCAAACATGAGACCAGCGGCATCATCAATGCCCCAGATCTCTCGATGCCTCAGTTTAAACATGCCAATCACATAGTCCGACCAGCTCGTCAGGGCAGCTACAGTCAAGAGACAGATGATGCCCGGGATGATGCCAAGCGCGTCAAACGCGGACGGGATCGAGAGGACGCCGAGGCCGATCTGGGACTTCATCATGAGGGCAGCCGAGCCAAGCCATCCGACCTATTTACCATTAGTTCTTGTTAAGGAATAGTAAATACGGGATATGCACGTCGCGGTAGTTAGGTCCTTTCTCGGTAATGTTGCCAAAGACTGCATCGTGGGCGAGTGTAGGATCGTTGTCGACTTCCCCCGCTCCAGAAGGCAGAGTGGCGAGTCCCTCCTCTGTGTCTTCTTTGCTACCTCTCATTGTGCTGACAATATCATGTAGTAAGAGGTTGTTTTACTGCACGGAAACTTGCTGTTGTCGTCTAGACACCTGTATAAAGCGAAAGGAGACTATCAAGACTCGATTGAGGAAACGTAACCGTGTGGCAAACATGACAGCAAACAGCGGACATGAATCTTTTATACCTGTACCTTATCATACAAAGGCCATATCCAAAGGGATTCAGTTGCATCACCATGCACGCCCATTACCGCCTCAACGAACCTTGTTCCACAATCTCCTTTGCTTTCCCCTGTGATGGATAAGAAGGGGCCCTGATCATGTGCCTCCTCCTGGCTGAGAGGAGGGGACATGCAGGTTCGAAAGCTTACATTGAACCCCCAGTcaaccatcctcctcgtcgactcCGGGTTCCAACGCTTCCCTTCTTCATACCCAAGATTCTCTAAACAAGGTATCACCTATATCTTTGCGGGGCTTGGGAAGAATTGATCATAGAGACTGTGTAGTGTCTAGCCAGCAAGAATGTCGATTGATACACAATTACATGTTCTCGGCGAAATTGGCCGTCCCATGGTCACGAGACAGCGACTTGTTCTCTGTTATCAGGGTCAACGACCATAAACTCTAAGCTTGCCAGGTGACGCCTACAATATGCACCTCCTATCACGTGGAAATAAATCTCTGAGGGGATGATACATCTGAAAGACCAGGAATTGCTTGAGAATCATAGTTGAAAGAGGGACTGTTTTATGCTGGTGTCTTTCAGGGGTCGAGATATGGATTCACTTTGCCTGGGCACGTTCATGCATGCGTAACTAGACTGGTGTGGATGGAGATGAAACTCGAGCCGGGAGGCAATGGGATTAAACGCTCTAGTTGCTTATGAAATTCCAAAAGATCTACTACATTAGAAGTCAAGACCATCAGGAGACCCTTATACAAAGTCAATAAGCATCACCTGCTCTGCCTCGGTTCAACAAGCATAGTTTACCTTGAGAacttcaagctcgacaaTATATCTACACTCAGCTGAAGTATCCTCAAGAATCACATTGAAAGAACCAAACTGTGTTGAGCATTGTACATTATCATTCATCACTATATCAGGTTGTTGTTTCCTCCGATATGTGGTCCCCTTTCCATAACAACTCCTTTGCAAGTCCTCCTCCATTAATATACACCACCCCTATATTGCGTTCCAGCTCTGCCGAGCAATGCATAAAAACTAGTCATGCCAGACAAGCCCCGAGAAGCCATGTAGACAACAACATATGCAAAACAAAGATCCAGGTCCATTCAGAAAGTGATTTGTCAAAAATCGTCCATTATCATCAAGCCATCAGATCGGGTTGTCGGGAGATGCCAGTCCCAAAAGAAAGAAGTCGTCAAAAAGGACAAGAACGAATAAAACAGGGGTATCGATGCGTCAACTCCCGGCGCAGCAAACAAAAGCCCAATAATCCAAAGGGAGTGTTTTCCCTTTCCTGTCGCCCCATCCCGATTGTCATGAATAAAAATGTGTCCCGATCAGAACCCGTCATAAATAGTAGTAGTCCGTACCCGTCCGGATATTCCTTTGCTCTAGTACAGTTCGCGTGCGCCGCCCTTGCCATGCCTTGCCTAGCCTAGCCTTTTTTTGTAAACAGTTTTCTGTTGCGTGTGCTTAAAGAAAGGGAGTGTTGTTGGATTCATAAGGTAGATGTCGATGTGTCGAGGTCATTAAACAGTCGTGGTGCTGCTGGCAAGCATCTGCTGCATCTCGTGGAGCTGCTCGGCAGTAGGGTCGTCAGAGATCCAGGggcccttctcctcatccgtGGCACCATGGAAGCCGGCGGCTCGCTTGAGGGTCTGGACATCGAGATCCGTGACGTAGGACTTGCCATCAGACAAGGGGATGCGCACCTCGTGGTCGGTGGAGAGCATCATGTCGTCCTTGGCAAGGCGACGGGGACCatcaaagacggccatgACTCGCTTCTTCATGGTCATCTGACCCTTGTCGAAGCCCCATGAAGAAGGATAATCGCGACGGTTCTTGCGGCTGCGCGTCTTGGTCGTCAGGGTCACACCACCTCGAGAGTGGGTGACGCCCCGAGACTTCTGAACACCGTTGGGAGGGTTGCCCTTCTTGCGGGTGGTGGGAGACGTATTGGTTCGTGGCGAGttatcctcgtcctcatcaccagtgtcggcctcctcatcgtcatcctgaGTCATGGCGGCCTCGGTAGTAGTGGGGAGGTTGTTCTTCTCCAGAGTCATGTGGACATCCTTGTCGTTCTCAACCTCAGCCAGGCGCTTGGCGT contains these protein-coding regions:
- a CDS encoding Aa-trans domain-containing protein, which gives rise to MRGSKEDTEEGLATLPSGAGEVDNDPTLAHDAVFGNITEKGPNYRDVGWLGSAALMMKSQIGLGVLSIPSAFDALGIIPGIICLLTVAALTSWSDYVIGMFKLRHREIWGIDDAAGLMFGKVGQEFLGVAFVLYTIFVAASGILGISISLNAMSTHGACTAVFVAVSSIAVFACSSIRTLANISWLAWGGVISLTIAVYIVTIAAAVQERPSEAPQEGVWVSDYKLSNNPSFADAISAICTFVFAYAGTPLFFPIAAEMRDPRQYTKALVLCQSTVTATYIIIGIMVYYYCGSYVASPALGSAGPVVKKIAYGLALPGLLAGATINAHAASKYPFIRFLRGSRHLTANTFTHWACWLGCTFTVSLSAYAIASGIPIFHALVSLVGALLGTLMCFQPMGCMWLYDNWSRGRSGGRTIGWTVQAYVAVFVVVSGMFLTVAGTYGTVVGVIKAFNETKGAAAWSCADNSNSV